A genome region from Pseudorca crassidens isolate mPseCra1 chromosome 20, mPseCra1.hap1, whole genome shotgun sequence includes the following:
- the C20H19orf18 gene encoding uncharacterized protein C19orf18 homolog, whose protein sequence is MEATVTKEGKRGGYCVRSGKRWKLGPTWCCSAQRSDETLHRTDSNRSVNFRQFWNDGQVQSSFAILFLFVMEFPLHLCLSYAGEFKPAGQTTCLMGYMQSQRPTNVTQKPTLYAKEFQLSHVQGAFSKHRAPARTTPTPFPGRTALIPHRPAIVQVITIACIAFSIALICGITISYMIYRLVQAEEKQQLSSLYKNVKIPLLGDEEEGSEDEGQDESTHLLPESEKEPEKFIHSVIRSKRRKHMEKKRLNTEQKLVKEVEIKDAIHTTNPGCL, encoded by the exons ATGGAGGCAACCGTTACCAAGGAAGGCAAGCGCGGAGGCTACTGTGTTCGTTCCGGCAAGAGATGGAAACTTGGACCAACGTGGTGCTGCAGTGCGCAGAGAAGTGATGAAACGCTTCACCGTACAGATTCAAACCGCTCAGTGAACTTCAGA CAGTTTTGGAACGATGGACAGGTTCAAAGTTCTTTcgccattttatttttgtttgtaatggAATTCCCACTTCATTTGTGCTTGTCTTATGCAGGTGAGTTCAAACCAGCTGGACAAACAACATGCTTAATGG GTTATATGCAGTCACAAAGACCCACAAATGTCACCCAAAAGCCCACACTGTACGCTAAGGAATTTCAATTATCTCACGTTCAAGGAGCTTTCTCAAAACACAGAG CTCCAGCACGTACTACACCCACGCCATTCCCAGGGCGTACTG caCTGATTCCTCATAGACCTGCTATTGTTCAAGTAATTACAATTGCGTGTATAGCCTTCAGTATTGCCCTGATATGTGGGATCACTATTTCCTACATGATATA TCGACTGGTACAGGCTGAGGAAAAACAACAACTTTCGTCACTCTATAAAAATGTCAAGATACCATTATTAGGAGATGAAGAGGAGGGCTCTGAGGATGAGGGTCAGGATGAGTCCACGCACCTCCTTCCAGAGAGTGAGAAGGAACCGGAAAAGTTCATTCATTCAG TCATTagatcaaaaagaagaaaacatatggaaAAGAAGAGATTGAACACAGAGCAAAAGTTGGTAAAGGAAGTGGAAATAAAGGATGCTATACATACCACAAATCCGGGGTGtctgtga